In Roseisolibacter agri, a genomic segment contains:
- a CDS encoding serine/threonine-protein kinase, with protein sequence MSGSTTDRFRRADAIFDAALDLPDDEQTAYVARACADDVELRDEVLELLRASHSDGGLLDGAAAPIAALLADSGAAADVEVPTRVGAYRVVREIGRGGMGRVFLAERADAEFDQRVALKLLQHASPGLVRRFLAERRILARLEHPAIARLIDGGVAANGLPYFALEYVEGEHVDRYCAARELSLDARLALVARVCEAVSYAHRHLVIHRDLKPSNILVTPSGDVKLLDFGIAKLLDDGEADDTRTELRMLTPEFAAPEQVRGAPVSTATDVYALGVLLYLLLTGERPYEVRGRSPAEIERIVCDTTPVPPSARAPETLRRRLRGDLDLIVMTALQKSEARRYPTPAALAQDLERFRTGRPIRARADSAAYRIRRFVGRHRAGVAAAAALVLALAGAASRERVLRTRAEVALDRATEVERFLVGVFDVADPYATASADSGRVTARELLDRSARRIDSTLAGQPEVQAELRTALGRVYANLGLYDQATPLLRQSLAQRTALHGAEGAAIAANLDLLGAALTQQDRYDEAEPLLRRALAQRRRLLGDRDTATAASLVRLATLMEQRNQYEPAEPLYREALDIYRTALGDTAVQVGSALNNLGLVRYNRGAYADAEAHYRQALAIVRQRLGEDHPLTAEVMHNLAQTLQLRREFAEAERYYRASLQAKRRALGDAHPSVTIGINNLAQFLTVNSTRLDEAEALAREAIALDRRTFGPRHSYVAEGLRNLGVVLRTKGDFAAAERALREALEMDRALLGEPHRKVATIYAHLAQTVYQTGDAREAVRLMRESLAQYRALLGDGHVNTLVTAGNLGRMLAATGDAAEAERLLRATLSRTDTTKSEHRRGYVDARRSLGEAVLAQGRAGEALPILAEALAASQARNGPDNWRTAEAQLTYGRALAALRRHAEARPLLLAASATLERQRRTQPRLAAAAAAVARLPES encoded by the coding sequence GTGAGCGGATCGACGACCGATCGGTTCCGGCGCGCCGACGCGATCTTCGACGCCGCGCTCGACCTGCCGGACGACGAGCAGACGGCGTACGTCGCGCGCGCCTGCGCCGACGACGTCGAGCTGCGCGACGAGGTGCTGGAGCTGCTGCGCGCCAGCCACAGCGACGGCGGCTTGCTCGACGGCGCGGCGGCACCGATCGCGGCGCTGCTCGCCGACAGCGGGGCCGCGGCCGACGTGGAGGTTCCCACGCGCGTCGGCGCGTATCGCGTCGTGCGCGAGATCGGGCGCGGCGGGATGGGCCGCGTGTTCCTCGCGGAGCGCGCGGACGCGGAGTTCGACCAGCGCGTCGCGCTCAAGCTGCTGCAGCACGCGTCGCCGGGGCTCGTGCGCCGCTTCCTCGCGGAGCGCCGCATCCTGGCGCGGCTGGAGCACCCGGCCATCGCGCGCCTGATCGACGGCGGCGTGGCGGCGAACGGGCTGCCGTACTTCGCGCTCGAGTACGTCGAGGGCGAGCACGTCGACCGGTACTGCGCCGCGCGCGAGCTGTCGCTGGACGCGCGGCTCGCGCTCGTCGCGCGCGTGTGCGAGGCGGTGAGCTACGCGCACCGCCACCTGGTGATCCATCGCGACCTCAAGCCGTCCAACATCCTCGTCACGCCGTCGGGCGACGTGAAGCTGCTCGACTTCGGCATCGCGAAGCTGCTGGACGACGGCGAGGCGGACGACACGCGCACCGAGCTCCGCATGCTGACGCCGGAGTTCGCGGCGCCGGAGCAGGTGCGCGGCGCGCCGGTGAGCACCGCCACGGACGTGTACGCGCTAGGCGTGCTGCTCTACCTGCTGCTCACGGGCGAGCGGCCCTACGAGGTGCGCGGGCGCTCGCCCGCCGAGATCGAGCGGATCGTGTGCGACACCACGCCGGTGCCACCGTCGGCCCGCGCGCCCGAGACGTTGCGCCGCCGGCTGCGCGGCGACCTCGATCTGATCGTGATGACGGCGCTGCAGAAGTCCGAGGCGCGACGCTACCCGACGCCGGCCGCGCTCGCGCAGGACCTGGAGCGCTTCCGCACGGGACGGCCCATCCGCGCGCGCGCCGACAGCGCGGCGTACCGCATCCGGCGGTTCGTCGGGCGGCATCGCGCGGGCGTGGCGGCCGCCGCGGCGCTCGTGCTCGCGCTGGCCGGCGCCGCCAGCCGGGAGCGCGTGCTGCGCACGCGGGCGGAGGTCGCGCTCGACCGGGCGACGGAGGTCGAGCGGTTCCTGGTCGGCGTGTTCGACGTCGCCGATCCGTACGCGACGGCGTCGGCGGACAGCGGCAGGGTCACCGCGCGCGAGCTGCTCGACCGCAGCGCGCGGCGCATCGACTCGACGCTCGCGGGACAGCCGGAGGTGCAGGCGGAGCTGCGCACGGCGCTGGGCCGCGTGTACGCCAACCTGGGGCTCTACGACCAGGCGACGCCACTGCTGCGGCAGTCGCTCGCGCAGCGCACGGCGCTGCACGGCGCGGAAGGTGCCGCGATCGCGGCGAACCTCGACCTGCTCGGCGCCGCGCTCACGCAGCAGGACCGGTACGACGAGGCGGAGCCGCTGCTGCGCCGCGCGCTCGCGCAGCGGCGGCGGCTGCTCGGCGACCGCGACACGGCGACGGCCGCGAGCCTGGTGCGGCTCGCGACGCTGATGGAGCAGCGCAACCAGTACGAGCCCGCCGAGCCGCTCTATCGCGAGGCGCTGGACATCTACCGCACCGCGCTCGGCGACACGGCCGTGCAGGTCGGCAGCGCCCTGAACAACCTCGGGCTGGTGCGCTACAACCGGGGCGCGTACGCGGACGCGGAGGCCCACTACCGGCAGGCGCTCGCCATCGTGCGGCAGCGCCTCGGCGAGGACCACCCGCTGACCGCGGAGGTGATGCACAACCTCGCGCAGACGCTCCAGCTGCGCCGCGAGTTCGCGGAGGCGGAGCGCTACTATCGCGCGTCGCTGCAGGCGAAGCGGCGCGCGCTCGGCGACGCGCACCCGAGCGTCACCATCGGCATCAACAACCTCGCGCAGTTCCTCACCGTCAACTCGACGCGGCTGGACGAGGCGGAGGCGCTGGCGCGCGAGGCGATCGCGCTCGATCGCCGGACGTTCGGCCCGCGCCACTCGTACGTGGCCGAAGGGCTGCGGAACCTGGGCGTCGTGCTGCGGACGAAGGGCGACTTCGCGGCGGCCGAGCGCGCGCTGCGCGAGGCGCTGGAGATGGACCGCGCGCTGCTCGGCGAGCCGCACCGGAAGGTCGCGACCATCTACGCCCACCTCGCGCAGACCGTCTACCAGACCGGCGACGCGCGCGAGGCCGTGCGGCTGATGCGGGAGTCGCTCGCGCAGTACCGCGCGCTGCTGGGCGACGGCCACGTCAACACGCTCGTCACCGCGGGCAACCTCGGGCGCATGCTGGCGGCGACGGGCGACGCCGCGGAAGCGGAGCGGCTGCTCCGCGCGACGCTGAGCCGGACGGACACGACGAAGAGCGAGCATCGCCGCGGCTACGTCGACGCCCGGCGCTCCCTCGGCGAGGCCGTGCTGGCGCAGGGGCGGGCGGGCGAGGCGCTGCCGATCCTCGCGGAGGCGCTCGCGGCATCGCAGGCGCGCAATGGTCCCGACAACTGGCGCACCGCGGAGGCGCAGCTCACGTACGGTCGTGCGCTCGCAGCCTTGCGGCGGCACGCCGAGGCGCGGCCGCTGCTGCTGGCCGCGAGCGCGACGCTCGAGCGGCAGCGCCGCACGCAGCCGCGACTCGCCGCCGCCGCCGCCGCGGTGGCGCGGCTGCCGGAATCGTAG
- a CDS encoding MarR family winged helix-turn-helix transcriptional regulator, whose product MVGELRAQIRQPGPFRSLEAEAYLNVLRTSTALLAELVELLRPHELTQPQYNVLRILRGAGEQGLPSGEIGERMVSREPDMTRLLDRMEARGFVSRQRGPADRRVVTARITDEGRRVVDALDVPVQEMHARQLGHLSEEELRTLVALLERARREPQQRGSRPVGDG is encoded by the coding sequence ATGGTCGGTGAGCTCCGCGCCCAGATCCGCCAGCCGGGCCCGTTCCGGAGCCTCGAAGCCGAGGCCTACCTGAACGTCCTCCGCACCTCCACCGCGCTGCTGGCCGAGCTGGTGGAGCTGCTGCGGCCGCACGAGCTCACGCAGCCGCAGTACAACGTGCTGCGCATCCTCCGCGGCGCCGGCGAGCAGGGGCTGCCGAGCGGGGAGATCGGCGAGCGGATGGTGAGCCGCGAGCCGGATATGACGCGCCTCCTCGACCGCATGGAGGCGCGCGGCTTCGTCTCGCGGCAGCGCGGCCCCGCCGACCGGCGCGTGGTCACGGCGCGGATCACCGACGAGGGGCGCCGCGTCGTCGATGCGCTCGACGTCCCCGTGCAGGAGATGCACGCGCGCCAGCTCGGCCACCTCTCGGAGGAGGAGCTGCGCACGCTGGTCGCGCTGCTGGAGCGCGCGCGGCGGGAGCCCCAGCAGCGCGGCTCCCGTCCGGTCGGCGACGGCTAG
- a CDS encoding cupin domain-containing protein, which produces MRIARFLPLPLLAAAAVSCRDAAADAPTAPAPPLAPSAARSASRSAADPVVIPAPNGFVSTVLARGSFVDAIDATFRIKHHTATRVVHVDDPTQMVMARITIAPGGALPWHTHPGPALVTVAAGALTVVDSEGCEAHTYPAGTSFMDSGQGHVHTAFNGGNVEMVLYVTYLDVPVGQSPLVVASNPGC; this is translated from the coding sequence ATGCGCATCGCCCGCTTCCTGCCCCTGCCGCTCCTCGCCGCTGCCGCCGTCTCCTGCCGCGACGCGGCCGCGGACGCGCCCACCGCGCCGGCGCCGCCGCTCGCCCCGTCGGCGGCGCGCAGCGCGAGTCGGTCCGCGGCGGATCCGGTCGTGATCCCGGCGCCGAACGGCTTCGTCTCCACGGTGCTGGCGCGCGGCAGCTTCGTCGACGCCATCGACGCGACCTTCCGGATCAAGCACCACACGGCGACGCGGGTCGTCCACGTCGACGACCCGACGCAGATGGTGATGGCGCGCATCACCATCGCGCCGGGCGGCGCCCTGCCGTGGCACACGCATCCGGGACCGGCCCTCGTCACGGTCGCGGCGGGCGCCCTCACGGTCGTCGACAGTGAGGGGTGCGAGGCGCACACCTATCCGGCGGGGACCTCGTTCATGGACTCCGGGCAGGGGCACGTGCACACGGCCTTCAACGGCGGGAACGTCGAGATGGTGCTGTACGTGACCTACCTCGACGTGCCGGTCGGGCAGTCGCCGCTGGTCGTGGCGAGCAATCCGGGCTGCTGA
- a CDS encoding sigma-70 family RNA polymerase sigma factor: MLASQAGGPVTALLAKAGAGDASALSDVFPLIYGELHRLAERQLRQEPDGHTLSPTALVHEAYMRLVDYSRMEWSGRAHFLAVASTAMRRILVEHARGHRSAKRGGALRRVPIDSVELGTDERSELLLALDEALVRLQALDRRQAQVVECRFFGGLTEEETAEALGIGLRTAKRDWAKARSWLHRELYGDRPM, from the coding sequence ATGCTGGCATCCCAGGCTGGCGGCCCGGTCACCGCACTCCTCGCGAAGGCCGGCGCGGGCGACGCGTCCGCGCTCTCCGACGTGTTCCCGCTGATCTACGGCGAGCTGCACCGGCTCGCCGAGCGGCAGCTGCGGCAGGAGCCGGACGGCCACACGCTGAGCCCGACGGCGCTGGTCCACGAGGCCTACATGCGCCTCGTCGACTACTCGCGCATGGAGTGGAGCGGCCGCGCGCACTTCCTCGCCGTCGCGTCGACGGCGATGCGGCGGATCCTCGTGGAGCACGCGCGCGGCCATCGGAGCGCCAAGCGCGGCGGCGCGCTGCGCCGCGTCCCCATCGACTCGGTGGAGCTGGGCACCGACGAGCGCTCCGAGCTGCTGCTCGCGCTCGACGAGGCGCTCGTCCGGCTGCAGGCGCTCGACCGGCGGCAGGCGCAGGTGGTGGAGTGCCGCTTCTTCGGCGGCCTGACCGAGGAGGAGACGGCGGAGGCGCTCGGCATCGGGCTGCGCACGGCCAAGCGCGACTGGGCCAAGGCGCGCAGCTGGCTCCACCGCGAGCTGTACGGCGACCGCCCCATGTGA
- a CDS encoding DUF3455 domain-containing protein yields MHSTRWHRTAHAMRVAAIVASAAACGGERTLGPREAPAFRRGVDLGACGQLRAPEGSVVAAHLYARGVQIYRWNGASWAFEGPSAALYADAGFTGQVGTHFAGPTWVHAGGSTVRGASPVACTVDADAIPWLLLRATPESHAGIFGRVVAIQRVNTVGGRAPGTPGTAPGEVRQVPYTAEYYFYR; encoded by the coding sequence ATGCACAGCACTCGATGGCACCGGACGGCGCACGCGATGCGCGTCGCCGCGATCGTGGCTTCGGCGGCCGCATGCGGCGGCGAGAGGACGCTCGGCCCGCGCGAGGCGCCGGCCTTCCGCCGGGGCGTGGACCTCGGCGCGTGCGGGCAGCTGCGTGCGCCCGAGGGGAGCGTGGTCGCCGCGCATCTCTACGCGCGCGGCGTGCAGATCTACCGGTGGAACGGCGCGAGCTGGGCGTTCGAGGGGCCGTCCGCGGCGCTCTACGCCGACGCGGGGTTCACCGGACAGGTCGGCACCCACTTCGCCGGACCGACCTGGGTGCACGCGGGCGGCAGCACGGTGCGCGGGGCGTCACCGGTGGCGTGCACGGTGGACGCGGACGCGATCCCCTGGCTGCTGCTGCGCGCCACGCCCGAGTCGCACGCCGGCATCTTCGGCCGCGTGGTCGCGATCCAGCGCGTCAACACCGTGGGCGGCCGGGCGCCGGGCACGCCGGGCACCGCGCCCGGCGAGGTGCGGCAGGTGCCCTACACGGCGGAGTACTACTTCTATCGCTAG
- a CDS encoding ECF-type sigma factor: MPPTSEPTTPPPSGRALDDLYAAVYAELRRVAHRHLDGERTGHTLGTTGLVHEAYLQLARLEHVRWPSRAYVLAAASQAMRRILIDYANARRAQKRGGGVATVALDDAVGMAVARSDQLIALDEALERLAALHERTARVVECRFYGGMSIEETAEALGTSPATVKREWAIARAYLNRELAQ; encoded by the coding sequence ATGCCCCCCACGTCCGAACCCACGACGCCCCCACCGTCCGGCCGGGCGCTCGACGACCTCTACGCGGCGGTGTACGCCGAGCTGCGTCGCGTCGCGCATCGCCACCTCGACGGCGAGCGGACGGGGCACACCCTCGGCACGACCGGGCTGGTGCACGAGGCCTATCTCCAGCTCGCGCGCCTCGAGCACGTCCGGTGGCCGAGCCGCGCGTACGTGCTCGCGGCCGCCTCGCAGGCGATGCGCCGGATCCTGATCGACTACGCGAACGCGCGCCGCGCACAGAAGCGCGGCGGCGGCGTCGCGACGGTGGCGCTCGACGACGCGGTCGGCATGGCCGTCGCGCGCAGCGACCAGCTGATCGCGCTCGACGAGGCGCTGGAGCGGCTCGCGGCGCTGCACGAGCGCACGGCGCGCGTGGTGGAGTGCCGCTTCTATGGCGGCATGAGCATCGAGGAGACCGCGGAGGCGCTCGGCACCTCGCCCGCGACGGTGAAGCGCGAGTGGGCCATCGCCCGCGCCTACCTCAATCGCGAGCTGGCGCAGTGA
- a CDS encoding class I SAM-dependent methyltransferase → MEYTTTASSVAPRDLAPAIRHDADALTERSLRIWGAGDYDRIAAGFRHEADAFVARRSLRTGDVVLDAACGSGNLTIPAARTGATVTGLDLVPALLADAARWARGERLTIALDQGNAEALPYADGRFDVVMSMFGVMFAARPERVAAELARVTRRGGRLALANWTRTGFTGRMLAMHAAVVPPPAGVPSPLLWGDETHVRALLGEDQWEIATTLRTLTFRFPHVPAETAALFGATYGPTVRTLEALEPARRAPFMADLTAHWSQHQRATGATTEVDAEYLEVVAVRR, encoded by the coding sequence ATGGAATACACGACCACCGCGAGCAGCGTCGCGCCGCGCGACCTGGCGCCCGCCATCCGTCACGACGCCGACGCACTCACCGAGCGCTCGCTCCGCATCTGGGGCGCCGGCGACTACGACCGCATCGCCGCCGGCTTCCGCCACGAGGCCGACGCGTTCGTCGCCCGGCGCTCGCTCCGCACCGGCGACGTGGTGCTCGACGCCGCGTGCGGCTCGGGCAACCTCACCATCCCGGCGGCGCGCACCGGCGCGACGGTCACGGGGCTCGATCTCGTGCCCGCGCTGCTCGCCGACGCCGCGCGGTGGGCGCGCGGCGAGCGCCTCACCATCGCGCTCGACCAGGGCAACGCCGAGGCGCTGCCGTACGCGGACGGCCGGTTCGACGTCGTGATGTCGATGTTCGGCGTGATGTTCGCCGCGCGCCCCGAGCGCGTCGCGGCCGAGCTGGCGCGCGTGACGCGCCGCGGTGGCCGCCTGGCGCTCGCGAACTGGACGCGCACGGGCTTCACCGGCCGCATGCTCGCGATGCACGCCGCCGTCGTCCCGCCGCCGGCCGGCGTGCCGAGCCCCCTGCTGTGGGGCGACGAGACGCACGTGCGCGCGCTGCTCGGTGAGGATCAGTGGGAGATCGCGACGACGCTGCGCACGCTGACGTTCCGCTTTCCGCACGTGCCCGCGGAGACGGCCGCGCTGTTCGGCGCCACGTACGGCCCGACGGTGCGCACGCTCGAGGCGCTGGAGCCCGCGCGCCGCGCGCCCTTCATGGCCGACCTCACCGCGCACTGGTCGCAGCACCAGCGCGCGACCGGCGCCACGACCGAGGTCGACGCCGAGTACCTCGAGGTCGTCGCGGTCCGGCGCTGA
- a CDS encoding vanadium-dependent haloperoxidase, producing the protein MTSLSTRAVRRTLAFATVALAACQDPVAVGDAVRPNAAVTASPSTADATLAWNEVARDLVAKHSTSAPASIRTFALLSVAQHNAIVAAEQRSRVSDRGAIAGASAAVLTYVYPQEAAFLATLASAQRAAAPSPDRAHDDFAAGEAVGQMAAAPLITRAQTDGYFAPFTGTVPVCAACWQAVPTPPAFATLGQAKPYFLAHAAQFRPAPPPAFGSPAYLAALAEVRQIADTRTAAQDSIAKFWALPAGTVGAQGYLNAVAAELLRRYHRSEREAAHTLALLNVAAYDAIVASHEAKFHYWLIRPSQADPAIVRAIGLPSFPSYPSNHATLVTVAAAVLGAQFPSERARLDAMAEEGAMSRVYGGIHYRFDADAGLALGRRIAAWTLAQAPSRRAPFVLR; encoded by the coding sequence ATGACTTCCCTCTCCACTCGCGCCGTGCGCCGCACCCTCGCCTTCGCGACCGTCGCGCTGGCCGCCTGCCAGGACCCCGTCGCCGTCGGCGATGCGGTGCGCCCGAACGCCGCGGTGACGGCGAGCCCCTCCACCGCCGACGCGACGCTGGCGTGGAACGAGGTCGCGCGCGATCTCGTCGCGAAGCACTCGACGAGCGCGCCCGCCTCGATCCGCACCTTCGCGCTGCTCAGCGTCGCGCAGCACAACGCGATCGTCGCCGCGGAGCAGCGGTCGCGCGTGTCCGACCGCGGCGCTATCGCGGGCGCGTCCGCCGCGGTGCTGACGTACGTCTATCCGCAGGAGGCCGCGTTCCTCGCGACGCTGGCGAGCGCGCAGCGCGCGGCCGCGCCGTCGCCCGACCGCGCGCACGACGACTTCGCCGCCGGCGAGGCGGTCGGGCAGATGGCCGCCGCGCCGCTCATCACGCGAGCGCAGACGGACGGCTACTTCGCGCCGTTCACCGGCACGGTGCCGGTGTGCGCGGCGTGCTGGCAGGCGGTGCCCACGCCGCCCGCGTTCGCGACGCTCGGCCAGGCGAAGCCGTACTTCCTCGCGCACGCGGCGCAGTTCCGTCCGGCGCCGCCGCCGGCCTTCGGCTCGCCCGCGTACCTCGCCGCGCTCGCGGAGGTGCGGCAGATCGCGGACACGCGCACCGCGGCGCAGGACTCGATCGCGAAGTTCTGGGCGCTGCCGGCCGGCACCGTCGGCGCGCAGGGCTACCTCAACGCCGTCGCCGCGGAGCTGCTGCGGCGCTACCACCGCTCGGAGCGCGAGGCCGCGCACACGCTGGCGCTGCTCAACGTCGCGGCCTACGACGCCATCGTCGCGAGCCACGAGGCCAAGTTCCACTACTGGCTGATCCGGCCGAGCCAGGCGGATCCCGCGATCGTGCGCGCGATCGGGCTGCCGAGCTTCCCCTCGTATCCGTCCAACCACGCGACGCTCGTGACCGTGGCGGCGGCCGTGCTCGGCGCACAGTTCCCCAGCGAGCGCGCGCGGCTCGACGCGATGGCCGAGGAGGGCGCGATGTCGCGCGTCTACGGCGGCATCCACTACCGCTTCGACGCCGACGCCGGGCTCGCGCTCGGCCGGCGGATCGCGGCCTGGACGCTCGCGCAGGCGCCGTCGCGGCGTGCGCCGTTCGTGCTGCGGTAG
- a CDS encoding serine/threonine-protein kinase yields the protein MTSGGTRGRWARVAEIVGAALEHEPSCRVAYLDAACADDPGLRREVESLLAAHDGSGALDRLAVDVAPLTARLRGPGATPDVPERVGRYRVGARVAGGGMGVVHRAIDEQLGRTVALKFLQPRFHADDSAAERFRREARTVAALEHPNICTVHEIGESADGRLYIAMPLYDGETLQERIARGPLPVGDAVAIAIQIARGLAKAHGAGVVHRDVKPSNVFLTADGVVKLLDFGIAKLADASLTASGAVGPMGTVAYMSPEQARGDAVDHRSDVWSLGVVLYEMLAGRRPFPGDVASAVLERIQQGRHDPLVEHRRDVPPALATIVDTALARAPQARYQSARAMERELLALGLATGEAMLLPVRARLRLSRRATVGALAAVVATVVAIGTAVSLERSPAPVERASSAAPSIVVLPFANMTADAGNEYFSDGITEELITQLAAVPSLKVISRTSAMHYKQSRAPLRQIADELGVAHVLEGSVRRDGDRVRIAVQLINARTDQHLWSRSYDRRLVDVITVQEAIAREVADALALTLAAPRAAAPARGTRDPGAYELYLRARYHWQKRTQAGHEQAVAYYRRAIERDSGYADAYAGLAVVYLTGYAQYIPGFADREVETYANLKWAAERAVALDDASAPAHRALAMLRFWQRDWPAAERELQRTLALNPGDEMAHNWYGALLGLTGRIDEAVREARRAYDLDPFNLSGHTNYADQLVLAREYDGAIAVARGALEIDPSHPFSRRALGILHALTGRHADAERELRRLVQAAPLVPDFRADLAYVLALAGRRDEARRILHEVASLPDEQRLRNAAFSIGRAHVALGEADTAFAWFERADWRWPHRGNRYDPGLDPVRADPRFARLNARVDREMGLR from the coding sequence GTGACCTCCGGCGGGACGCGCGGGCGCTGGGCGCGCGTGGCGGAGATCGTGGGCGCGGCGCTCGAGCACGAGCCATCGTGTCGCGTCGCGTATCTGGACGCGGCCTGCGCCGATGATCCCGGGCTGCGTCGCGAGGTGGAGTCGCTGCTCGCGGCGCACGACGGCTCCGGCGCGCTCGATCGGCTCGCGGTGGACGTCGCGCCGCTCACCGCGCGGCTGCGTGGCCCCGGCGCGACGCCCGACGTGCCGGAGCGGGTGGGCCGCTACCGCGTCGGCGCGCGCGTCGCGGGCGGCGGCATGGGCGTGGTGCACCGCGCCATCGACGAGCAGCTGGGTCGCACCGTCGCGCTCAAGTTCCTGCAGCCGCGCTTCCACGCCGACGACTCGGCGGCCGAGCGGTTCCGCCGCGAGGCGCGCACGGTGGCGGCGCTCGAGCATCCGAACATCTGCACGGTGCACGAGATCGGCGAGAGCGCGGATGGCCGGCTGTACATCGCGATGCCGCTGTACGACGGCGAGACGCTGCAGGAGCGCATCGCGCGTGGGCCGCTCCCCGTCGGCGACGCGGTGGCGATCGCCATCCAGATCGCGCGCGGCCTCGCGAAGGCGCACGGCGCGGGCGTGGTGCACCGCGACGTGAAGCCGTCGAACGTCTTCCTCACGGCCGACGGGGTCGTGAAGCTGCTCGACTTCGGCATCGCGAAGCTCGCGGACGCGTCGCTGACCGCGAGCGGCGCCGTGGGGCCGATGGGCACCGTGGCGTACATGAGCCCCGAGCAGGCGCGCGGCGACGCGGTGGACCATCGCTCCGACGTCTGGTCGCTGGGCGTGGTGCTGTACGAGATGCTCGCGGGGCGGCGGCCGTTCCCGGGCGACGTCGCGAGCGCGGTGCTCGAGCGGATCCAGCAGGGGAGGCACGACCCGCTCGTCGAGCACCGCCGGGACGTGCCGCCCGCGCTCGCGACGATCGTGGACACCGCGCTCGCGCGGGCGCCCCAGGCGCGCTACCAGTCCGCGCGGGCGATGGAGCGCGAGCTGCTGGCGCTCGGCCTCGCGACGGGCGAGGCGATGCTCCTGCCGGTGCGCGCGCGACTCCGCCTCTCGCGACGCGCGACGGTCGGCGCGCTCGCCGCCGTGGTCGCGACGGTCGTCGCGATCGGCACCGCGGTGTCGCTGGAGCGCTCGCCGGCGCCCGTGGAGCGCGCATCGTCGGCGGCGCCGTCGATCGTCGTGCTGCCGTTCGCCAACATGACGGCGGACGCCGGGAACGAGTACTTCAGCGACGGCATCACCGAGGAGCTCATCACGCAGCTCGCCGCCGTGCCGTCGCTCAAGGTCATCTCGCGCACCTCGGCGATGCACTACAAGCAGAGCCGCGCGCCGCTGCGGCAGATCGCGGACGAGCTGGGCGTCGCGCACGTGCTCGAAGGGAGCGTGCGCCGCGACGGCGACCGCGTGCGCATCGCGGTGCAGCTGATCAACGCGCGCACCGATCAGCACCTGTGGTCGCGGAGCTACGATCGGCGGCTCGTGGACGTCATCACCGTCCAGGAGGCCATCGCGCGCGAGGTCGCCGACGCCCTCGCGCTGACGCTCGCCGCGCCGCGCGCCGCGGCCCCGGCGCGCGGGACGCGCGACCCGGGCGCGTACGAGCTGTACCTGCGCGCGCGCTACCACTGGCAGAAGCGCACGCAGGCCGGGCACGAGCAGGCCGTCGCGTACTACCGGCGCGCGATCGAGCGGGACTCCGGCTACGCCGACGCGTACGCCGGGCTCGCGGTCGTGTACCTCACCGGCTACGCGCAGTACATCCCGGGCTTCGCGGACCGCGAGGTGGAGACGTACGCGAACCTCAAGTGGGCGGCCGAGCGCGCGGTGGCCCTCGACGACGCCTCGGCGCCGGCGCACCGCGCGCTGGCGATGCTGCGCTTCTGGCAGCGCGACTGGCCCGCGGCGGAGCGCGAGCTGCAGCGCACGCTCGCGCTCAACCCCGGCGACGAGATGGCGCACAACTGGTACGGCGCGCTGCTCGGGCTCACGGGGCGCATCGACGAGGCCGTGCGGGAGGCGCGCCGCGCCTACGACCTGGACCCGTTCAACCTCTCGGGCCACACCAACTACGCCGATCAGCTGGTGCTCGCGCGCGAGTACGACGGCGCCATCGCCGTCGCGCGCGGCGCGCTCGAGATCGATCCGAGCCACCCCTTCTCGCGTCGAGCGCTCGGCATCCTCCACGCGCTGACGGGGCGGCACGCGGACGCCGAGCGCGAGCTCCGGCGCCTCGTGCAGGCGGCGCCGCTCGTGCCGGACTTCCGGGCGGACCTGGCGTACGTCCTGGCCCTCGCCGGCCGTCGCGACGAGGCGCGCCGGATCCTGCACGAGGTCGCGTCGCTCCCCGACGAGCAGCGCCTGCGCAACGCGGCGTTCTCCATCGGTCGCGCGCACGTCGCGCTCGGCGAGGCGGACACCGCGTTCGCGTGGTTCGAGCGCGCCGACTGGCGCTGGCCGCACCGCGGGAACCGCTACGACCCCGGGCTCGATCCCGTGCGCGCCGATCCGCGCTTCGCGCGCCTGAACGCGCGCGTGGACCGCGAGATGGGGCTGCGCTGA